In one window of Pseudomonadales bacterium DNA:
- a CDS encoding phosphoglycerate kinase, translating into MSLAVHRMAELDLRGKRVLIRQDLNVPIKAGKVSSDARIRASLPTIKLALEQGAAVIVMSHLGRPVEGGSAAENADYSLAPVASHMGELLGQAIPLVDNYLAQGVDVAAGEVVLLENVRFNAGEKKDDAGLAQQYAALADVFVMDAFGTAHRAQASTHGVAKYADLACAGPLLAGELDALEQALAEPARPMVAIVGGSKVSTKLTVLESLADIADQIIVGGGIANTFLAANGQPVGKSLYEADLIDNAKTLMAKTHVPVPSDVVCGKAFAEDAEASLKAASDVADDDMIFDIGPESAAALASILKDAKTILWNGPVGVFEFDQFAGGTEALSMAIADSQGFSIAGGGDTLAAVDKYGIADKVSYISTGGGAFLEYVEGKELPAVAMLKSRYSAA; encoded by the coding sequence ATGTCACTTGCTGTTCATCGCATGGCCGAGCTAGATCTTCGCGGCAAACGGGTGTTAATTCGCCAAGATTTGAATGTGCCGATTAAAGCCGGCAAGGTAAGCTCTGATGCCAGAATTCGAGCCTCTTTACCAACCATTAAATTAGCCCTCGAACAAGGCGCTGCGGTGATTGTAATGTCGCATTTAGGCCGGCCCGTTGAAGGTGGCAGCGCAGCTGAAAACGCCGACTATAGTTTAGCGCCCGTTGCCAGCCATATGGGCGAGCTATTAGGCCAGGCGATTCCGCTGGTCGATAACTATCTTGCGCAGGGCGTGGATGTTGCTGCAGGTGAGGTCGTCTTGTTAGAAAACGTGCGCTTTAACGCCGGTGAGAAAAAAGACGATGCAGGCCTTGCACAGCAATATGCCGCTTTGGCCGACGTATTTGTGATGGATGCCTTTGGTACCGCACACCGTGCCCAAGCTTCTACGCATGGGGTTGCCAAATATGCCGATCTTGCCTGTGCCGGACCTTTGCTTGCCGGCGAGCTGGATGCACTAGAGCAGGCACTGGCAGAGCCAGCACGTCCAATGGTGGCGATTGTTGGTGGTTCGAAAGTCTCAACTAAATTAACCGTGCTAGAAAGCCTCGCCGATATCGCTGACCAAATTATTGTTGGCGGCGGCATTGCAAACACCTTTTTGGCCGCCAATGGTCAGCCGGTCGGCAAATCATTATATGAGGCCGACTTAATCGATAACGCTAAGACGCTGATGGCCAAAACCCATGTGCCCGTGCCCAGCGATGTGGTGTGCGGCAAAGCCTTTGCCGAAGATGCCGAGGCCAGCCTAAAAGCTGCCAGCGACGTCGCTGATGACGATATGATTTTTGATATTGGGCCAGAGTCGGCGGCGGCACTGGCGAGTATTCTTAAAGATGCCAAAACCATTTTATGGAACGGCCCGGTTGGCGTATTTGAATTTGACCAATTTGCCGGCGGCACTGAAGCGCTGTCGATGGCGATTGCCGACAGTCAGGGCTTTTCTATTGCCGGTGGTGGCGATACCTTAGCCGCGGTAGACAAATACGGTATTGCCGATAAGGTATCGTATATCTCAACCGGCGGCGGCGCCTTTTTAGAATATGTTGAAGGCAAAGAATTACCGGCCGTGGCGATGTTAAAATCGCGCTATAGCGCCGCATAA
- a CDS encoding Gfo/Idh/MocA family oxidoreductase — translation MKRLKTAVIGVGYLGKFHAQKYAELDNSELLAVVDYQQSTADQIAAQYPNVQALTDYRSLLGKVDAVSIAAPTTLHYQIAKDFLSHGAHVLIEKPITVTEAEADQLIALAKANNLLIQVGFLERFNAAMLAADDVITEPVFIESHRLAPYNPRANDVNVVLDLMIHDIDIILNIVKSPLKNISASGTPVLTPITDIANARLEFENGCVANVTASRISMKTERKMRLFQANSCVTVDFQNRGLNVYQKGEQLNEHGVNEILVSEQNFDNNDALKAEIIAFLHSIETGSPALVSGEDGKKALATAITISKLFNE, via the coding sequence ATGAAACGATTAAAAACGGCCGTTATTGGCGTAGGCTATTTAGGCAAATTTCACGCGCAAAAATATGCCGAACTCGACAACAGCGAGCTACTGGCCGTGGTCGACTACCAGCAAAGCACGGCCGATCAGATAGCGGCGCAGTATCCCAATGTGCAGGCGCTTACCGACTACCGCAGCTTGCTTGGCAAAGTCGACGCGGTCAGCATTGCGGCGCCAACGACCCTGCATTATCAAATTGCCAAAGATTTTTTAAGCCACGGTGCGCATGTGCTGATAGAAAAGCCGATTACCGTCACCGAGGCGGAGGCAGACCAGCTTATCGCCCTCGCTAAGGCAAATAACCTATTGATTCAAGTGGGCTTTTTAGAGCGTTTTAATGCCGCGATGTTGGCTGCAGATGATGTGATTACGGAACCTGTGTTTATCGAGTCACACCGCCTAGCGCCGTATAATCCGCGTGCCAACGACGTCAACGTAGTGCTGGATTTGATGATTCATGATATCGATATCATCTTAAATATCGTGAAGTCGCCATTAAAAAACATTTCTGCCTCGGGCACGCCAGTATTAACCCCGATCACCGATATCGCCAATGCGCGCTTAGAATTTGAAAACGGCTGTGTGGCCAACGTGACCGCAAGCCGCATTTCAATGAAAACCGAACGTAAAATGCGCCTGTTTCAGGCCAACTCCTGCGTCACGGTGGATTTTCAAAATCGCGGCCTAAACGTTTACCAAAAAGGCGAGCAGCTGAATGAGCACGGGGTTAACGAAATCTTGGTCAGCGAGCAAAACTTTGACAATAACGATGCCTTAAAAGCCGAAATTATCGCGTTTTTACACAGTATCGAAACCGGCAGCCCAGCCCTGGTGAGTGGTGAAGACGGTAAGAAAGCACTCGCTACCGCCATTACCATCTCCAAATTGTTTAATGAATAA